One genomic region from Scomber scombrus chromosome 19, fScoSco1.1, whole genome shotgun sequence encodes:
- the LOC134000482 gene encoding LOW QUALITY PROTEIN: general transcription factor II-I repeat domain-containing protein 2-like (The sequence of the model RefSeq protein was modified relative to this genomic sequence to represent the inferred CDS: inserted 4 bases in 3 codons): protein MALSKKRKVDTECRVFKEKWTENYLFTEVNAKPVCLVCHQQVAVFKEFNIRRHYETHHKDKYDHLKGQIRKDEINKLVAGLKKQQSTFTRSRNIADGALRASYIIANELVQASKPFSDGEFVKTCMLKSFIAFSIAIDESTDVTDIAQLAIFIRGVDENLTITEELLELVPMNDTTTADDIFSALVGALDKVGADWSRAVSLATDGAPSMVGRKAGVATKFRDKVQTANGGQEFWAFHCIXHQEALCCKTLQMDHVMSVVVKTVNFIRAXGLNHHQFDTFLSDNDIHAGLPYHTDVRWLSRGAVLKRFFELRGVIGQFMEKKGRXSKELKCKEWVQDLAFMVDITQHLNTLNTTLQGRNRVVTQYYDSISAFKMKLSLWETQLSNGDTAHFSCLTAVRPEAPDRPDNDLEKYKDNITDLLREFEQRFQVFRELENKFGFFRSPFTVKPSDMPADIQLELIDLQCDSAMKDKFGSVGLDTF, encoded by the exons ATGGcactgtcaaaaaaaagaaaagtggacaCGGAGTGCAGAGTTTTCAAGGAAAAATGGACTGAGAATTATTTATTCACAGAAGTGAATGCAAAACCAGTGTGCTTGGTATGTCATCAGCAAGTTGCAGTGTTCAAAGAGTTTAATATTCGGCGCCACTATGAGACTCATCATAAAGACAAGTATGACCACTTGAAAGGACAAATAAGGAAAGACGAGATAAACAAATTGGTGGCTGGTCTGAAGAAACAGCAGTCTACTTTTACGCGCAGCCGCAATATCGCTGATGGGGCTTTAAGAGCCAGCTACATTATTGCCAACGAGCTGGTGCAGGCATCCAAGCCATTTTCTGATGGGGAGTTTGTAAAAACATGCATGCTGAAGTCATTTATCGCATTTTCAATTGCAATAGATGAGAGCACCGATGTCACAGATATTGCTCAACTGGCCATATTCATTAGAGGTGTTGATGAAAATTTGACCATCACAGAGGAGCTGCTTGAATTGGTGCCCATGAATGACACCACAACAGCAGATGACATTTTCAGCGCTCTCGTTGGCGCGCTGGACAAGGTGGGAGCGGACTGGTCCCGTGCCGTGAGCCTGGCTACCGACGGTGCGCCATCAATGGTCGGGAGAAAGGCAGGCGTTGCCACAAAATTCCGTGACAAAGTACAGACCGCAAATGGAGGACAAGAGTTTTGGGCATTTCACTGTA TACATCAGGAGGCATTATGTTGCAAAACACTGCAAATGGACCATGTTATGAGTGTGGTTGTGAAAACTGTCAATTTCATTAGGGC TGGTCTAAATCACCATCAGTTTGACACATTTCTCAGTGATAATGACATTCATGCTGGCCTACCATACCACACTGACGTGCGGTGGTTAAGCAGAGGTGCAGTACTCAAGCGCTTCTTTGAGCTACGAGGGGTAATTGGACAGTTCATGGAGAAGAAGGGAC CCAGTAAGGAACTTAAATGCAAGGAATGGGTGCAGGATCTTGCGTTTATGGTTGATATTACACAACACTTGAATACACTTAACACTACATTGCAGGGCCGTAACAGAGTAGTCACTCAATATTACGACAGCATAAGTGCGTTCAAGATGAAACTGTCACTGTGGGAGACGCAGCTATCCAACGGTGACACCGCGCATTTCTCTTGTCTCACAGCTGTGCGTCCGGAGGCACCGGACCGTCCCGATAATGATTTGGAAAAATATAAAGACAACATAACAGATTTGCTGCGAGAGTTTGAGCAGAGGTTTCAGGTATTCAGGGAACTTGAGAACAAGTTTGGCTTTTTTCGCTCGCCATTTACAGTGAAGCCTTCTGATATGCCAGCTGACATTCAACTTGAGCTTATTGACTTGCAGTGTGATTCCGCTATGAAGGATAAATTTGGGTCCGTGGGATTGGATACGTTTTAA